From the genome of Spinacia oleracea cultivar Varoflay chromosome 2, BTI_SOV_V1, whole genome shotgun sequence, one region includes:
- the LOC110804458 gene encoding phragmoplastin DRP1E, which produces MSTMESLIGLVNRIQRACTVLGDHGGGDSSFSSLWEALPTVAVVGGQSSGKSSVLESIVGRDFLPRGSGIVTRRPLVLQLHKTDEGEQEYGEFLHLPKRRFSDFALVRKEIQDETDRVTGKSKMISPVPIHLSIYSPHVVNLTLVDLPGLTKVAVEGQPESIVKDIEDMIRTYVDKPNCIILAISPANQDIATSDAMKLAKEVDPSGDRTFGVLTKLDLMDKGTNALDVLEGRSYRLQHPWVGIVNRSQAEINRNVDMMAARHKEREYFATSPDYSHLVSRMGSEYLAKILSMHLEAVIRARIPSIIALINKNIDELEAELDRLGRPIGVDAGAQLYTILELCRAFDKIFKEHLDGGRPGGDRIYGVFDNQLPAALKKLPFDRYLSLPNVKKVVSEADGYQPHLIAPEQGYRRLIDGGLNYFRGPAEASVDAVHFVLKELVRKSIAETQELKRFPSLQAELAAACFASLERFRDESRKTVIRLVDMESAYLTVDFFRKLPQDVEKGANPAVPNVDRYNEGHFRRIASNVSSYINMISDTLKNTIPKATVHCQVREAKHSLLNLFYTQVGKREAKQLGQMLDEDPTLMERRLKCAKRLELYKAARDEIESVSWAR; this is translated from the exons ATGTCTACTATGGAGAGTTTGATTGGACTTGTCAACAGAATTCAAAGAGCTTGTACTGTTCTAGGCGACCATGGCGGTGGTGACTCGTCTTTCTCTTCTCTTTGGGAAGCTCTTCCTACCGTCGCTGTTGTCGGTGGTCAG AGTTCAGGAAAATCTTCTGTTCTTGAGAGTATTGTTGGACGTGATTTCCTTCCCAGAGGATCTG GAATTGTGACGAGGCGGCCGTTGGTGTTGCAATTGCACAAAACAGATGAAGGAGAGCAAGAATATGGCGAATTTCTGCACTTGCCAAAGCGTCGGTTCAGTGATTTTG CCCTTGTTCGCAAGGAGATTCAAGATGAGACTGATCGAGTTACGGGAAAGTCGAAAATGATATCGCCTGTTCCAATTCACCTCAGCATATATTCGCCTCATG TTGTCAACTTGACCCTCGTCGATTTGCCGGGTTTGACAAAAGTTGCTGTAG AGGGACAGCCTGAGAGTATTGTCAAAGACATTGAAGATATGATCCGTACATACGTTGATAAG CCCAACTGCATCATTCTGGCAATATCTCCAGCAAATCAAGATATAGCAACATCAGATGCCATGAAACTTGCCAAAGAAGTGGACCCCAGTG GTGATCGAACCTTCGGTGTTCTAACAAAGTTGGATTTAATGGATAAAGGGACAAATGCCTTGGAT GTTCTTGAAGGAAGATCTTATCGACTTCAACATCCCTGGGTGGGAATAGTGAATCGCTCACAGGCAGAAATCAATAGAAATGTAGATATGATGGCTGCTAGGCACAAGGAGCGTGAGTACTTTGCAACCAGTCCGGACTACTCACATTTAGTTAGTAGAATGGGATCAGAATATCTTGCAAAAATCCTTTCAATG CATTTGGAGGCAGTAATTAGGGCCCGTATCCCGagtattattgctttaataaacaAAAACATCGATGAACTAGAAGCAGAGTTGGACCGGCTAGGTAGACCTATTGGTGTTGATGCAGGG GCCCAGTTATACACAATCTTGGAACTCTGCCGTGCGTTTGATAAAATATTCAAGGAGCATCTGGATGGAGG GCGTCCTGGTGGTGATCGAATATATGGTGTTTTTGACAATCAGCTACCTGCTGCTTTGAAAAAGCTTCCATTTGATCGGTATCTCTCTCTACCAAATGTTAAGAAGGTGGTCTCCGAGGCTGATGGCTACCAGCCTCATCTCATAGCCCCCGAGCAAGGTTACCGCCGTCTTATTGATGGTGGTTTAAATTATTTCAGAGGCCCTGCCGAAGCTTCTGTAGACGCT GTCCACTTTGTATTAAAGGAACTAGTGAGGAAGTCAATTGCAGAAACTCAG GAACTTAAGCGCTTTCCATCCTTACAAGCTGAACTAGCTGCAGCTTGTTTTGCTTCCTTAGAGAGGTTCCGTGATGAAAGCAGGAAGACGGTTATCAGGTTAGTGGACATGGAATCTGCATACCTGACTGTGGATTTCTTCCGCAAACTTCCTCAGGATGTGGAGAAAGGGGCAAATCCAGCTGTCCCAAATGTGGATCGATACAATGAGGGACACTTCAGAAGAATTGCATCAAACGTCTCGTCATATATAAATATGATATCAGACACACTTAAGAACACCATCCCTAAGGCAACTGTTCATTGTCAAGTCAGGGAAGCTAAACACTCATTGCTGAATCTCTTCTACACCCAAGTTGGAAAGAGAGAG GCTAAACAGCTTGGACAGATGCTTGATGAAGACCCAACATTGATGGAGAGAAGACTAAAATGTGCTAAGAGGCTTGAATTATACAAAGCAGCGAGGGATGAGATCGAGTCTGTTTCATGGGCCCGATGA